The Hymenobacter oligotrophus genome has a window encoding:
- a CDS encoding ABC transporter ATP-binding protein — protein sequence MELVIEHLSKTYPNGTKALNDVSLRIEPGMFGLLGPNGAGKSSLMRTISTLQEADSGTISLGDIDVLHQPERVRQVLGYLPQEFGVYPKVTAAELLEHFAVLKGISNKSERRQVVDALLHQTNLYNVRNKNLGGYSGGMKQRFGIAQALLGNPRLIIVDEPTAGLDPTERNRFHNLLAEIGEDRIVILSTHIVSDVSDLCRQFAIINKGQVLYTGDPLQAIEEMRGQIWRRLIRKEELSSYQEQFAVISSRLFAGQTIIHVHSVAQPGNGFEGVEPTLEDVYFARIHAAEQVAVKSVVA from the coding sequence ATGGAACTGGTCATCGAACACCTTTCCAAAACGTACCCCAACGGCACCAAAGCCCTCAACGATGTTTCGCTGCGCATCGAGCCGGGCATGTTTGGCCTGCTCGGCCCCAACGGCGCGGGCAAATCGTCGCTGATGCGCACGATTTCGACCTTGCAGGAAGCCGATTCGGGCACCATCAGCCTGGGCGACATCGATGTGCTGCACCAGCCGGAGCGCGTGCGCCAGGTGCTGGGCTACTTGCCGCAGGAGTTTGGGGTGTACCCGAAAGTAACGGCCGCCGAGCTGCTCGAGCACTTTGCCGTGCTCAAGGGCATCAGCAACAAAAGCGAGCGGCGGCAGGTGGTGGATGCCTTGCTGCACCAAACCAACCTCTACAACGTGCGCAACAAAAACCTGGGCGGCTACTCGGGCGGCATGAAGCAGCGCTTCGGCATTGCGCAGGCGCTGCTGGGCAACCCTAGGTTGATTATTGTGGACGAGCCCACGGCCGGCCTCGACCCCACCGAGCGCAACCGCTTTCATAACCTGCTGGCCGAAATCGGCGAAGACCGCATCGTGATTCTGAGCACGCACATCGTGTCCGACGTGTCGGACTTATGCCGCCAGTTTGCCATCATCAACAAAGGCCAGGTGCTGTACACCGGCGACCCGCTGCAGGCCATCGAAGAAATGCGCGGCCAAATCTGGCGTCGCCTCATCCGCAAGGAGGAGCTCAGCAGCTACCAGGAGCAGTTCGCGGTGATTTCGTCGCGGTTGTTTGCGGGCCAAACCATCATTCACGTGCACAGCGTGGCGCAGCCCGGCAACGGCTTCGAGGGCGTGGAGCCCACGCTCGAAGACGTGTACTTCGCGCGCATTCATGCGGCCGAGCAAGTAGCGGTCAAATCGGTAGTAGCCTAA
- a CDS encoding ABC transporter permease/M1 family aminopeptidase, with amino-acid sequence MFLEIFLFELRYRLKRPATYIYFALMFLMAFLLMLALGGLFGGGIVVGDAAGGKVLANSPYQINWLLTAISMFGVFVTSAIMGTPVFRDFEHRTHSLYYTAPISKLGYLGGRFLGSFVVLLLVFAGAGLGAWLATYWPGLDEAKIGPNRAAAYLQPYLTIIIPNLLFTGAIFFTGATLTRSALAVYLGGIGFFVLYSISQTLQQDIDNDTLQNLLDPMGGGAVYLTQRYWTVAERNAMLMPWSDYLVQNRLLWGAVTLLTLAVCYFVFRFSFANASASGPRPKAGALGVADAPKGLQLPRVTPRFTAGLAWAQFGRLLRLEFLSTVRSVYFMGIAGAGVLFLVIAGMQVGQMFGTNTYPVTPVVVQVLGGSFTLFILIIITFYSGELVWRERDSQIHQIYDAMPMPGWVPFSAKLGALMLIQVVLLTVVLVCGVLLQTFKGYFNYEIDVYLKELFGFQLLDFWIMCVLAMLVQVLCNNKYMGHFIMILYYAFNLFKGQLGLEHNLYSFNSDPGVRYSAMNGYGHFVWPYFAFKLYWGAFAVLLALASSLLWPRGTETRFSWRWAQARSSMSPALRGVAGVALLAFVGLGAYIFYNTNVLNEYRTSDETEELQAQYEREFKRFEKRPQPRITAVNIEADIYPAERDVRFKGTYWLRNRDKVAIDSVHLLSSADAEVKRLELARPAKEVLNKKVGEVVYRIVRLQQPLQPGDSLQLHFDLGYTNPGFRNRGSNTNMVYNGTFVSSELLPHIGYQDGAELGDDDLRKDQGLQPKPRMASVHDSAARMNTYISNEADWIRFETTVSTSPDQIAIAPGYLQKEWTKDGRRYFHYKMDAPILNFYSFLSARYAVYKGKWKDIPIEIYYQPGHEYNLKRMVKGVQKGLEYYTANFGPYQHRQVRILEFPGYNSFAQSFPNTIPFSESIGFVAHVDSTDPKDIDYPLYVTAHEVAHQWFAHQIIGGNVQGGTLMSETLSQYSALMVMKHIYGEEKMKKFLKYELNSYLTGRTMERKKEVPLYLVENQPYIHYRKGSVVMYALQDYLGEKAVNAAIKEYRDKVAFQRAPFTTSVEFLGYIRKHTPDSLQYLVTDLFERITLYENKVDSASYRKLPNGQYRVQFTVNTKKLYADSLGNETPDLKARDFIDVGVITRKKAKDGSYQDVPMLLEKRRLVPGLNRLEFTVPQKPDRVGIDPFNKLVDRNPDDNVKAPEEKKV; translated from the coding sequence ATGTTCCTGGAAATATTCCTCTTTGAGCTACGCTACCGGCTGAAACGGCCGGCTACGTACATTTATTTCGCCCTCATGTTCCTGATGGCCTTCCTGCTGATGCTCGCCCTAGGCGGGCTGTTCGGCGGGGGCATTGTGGTGGGCGACGCCGCCGGCGGCAAGGTGCTGGCCAACTCGCCGTACCAGATTAACTGGCTGCTTACGGCCATCAGCATGTTTGGCGTGTTCGTTACGTCGGCCATCATGGGCACGCCCGTGTTCCGCGACTTCGAGCACCGCACGCACTCGCTCTATTACACGGCGCCCATCAGCAAGCTGGGCTACCTGGGCGGCCGCTTTTTAGGCTCGTTTGTGGTGCTGCTGCTGGTGTTTGCCGGCGCGGGCCTAGGTGCCTGGCTGGCCACGTACTGGCCCGGCCTCGATGAGGCCAAAATCGGCCCGAACCGCGCGGCCGCTTACCTGCAGCCCTACCTCACCATCATCATCCCGAACCTGCTGTTTACGGGGGCCATCTTCTTCACGGGGGCTACTCTTACGCGTTCAGCTTTGGCGGTATACCTAGGCGGTATCGGGTTCTTTGTCCTGTACTCCATCAGCCAAACCCTGCAGCAAGACATCGACAACGACACGCTGCAAAACCTGCTCGACCCCATGGGCGGCGGCGCCGTGTACCTCACGCAACGGTACTGGACAGTGGCCGAACGCAACGCCATGCTGATGCCCTGGAGCGACTATTTGGTGCAAAACCGCCTGTTGTGGGGCGCCGTTACGCTGCTCACGCTGGCCGTGTGCTACTTCGTGTTCCGCTTCTCGTTTGCCAACGCTTCGGCCTCCGGCCCGCGCCCCAAAGCCGGCGCCCTAGGTGTAGCCGATGCTCCTAAGGGCCTGCAGCTGCCGCGCGTTACGCCGCGCTTCACGGCGGGGCTGGCGTGGGCGCAGTTTGGGCGTTTGCTGCGGCTCGAGTTCCTCAGCACGGTGCGCAGCGTGTACTTCATGGGCATTGCCGGCGCTGGCGTGCTGTTCCTTGTCATAGCCGGTATGCAGGTGGGCCAAATGTTCGGTACCAACACCTACCCCGTTACGCCGGTGGTGGTGCAGGTACTGGGCGGCTCGTTCACGCTGTTCATCCTCATTATCATTACGTTCTACTCGGGCGAGCTGGTATGGCGCGAGCGGGATTCACAGATTCACCAGATCTACGATGCCATGCCCATGCCGGGCTGGGTGCCATTTTCGGCCAAGCTCGGGGCGCTGATGCTTATTCAGGTGGTGCTGCTGACGGTGGTGCTGGTGTGCGGCGTGCTGTTGCAAACCTTCAAAGGCTACTTCAACTACGAAATTGACGTGTACCTGAAGGAGCTGTTCGGCTTCCAGTTGCTCGATTTCTGGATTATGTGCGTGCTGGCCATGCTGGTGCAGGTGCTTTGCAACAACAAGTACATGGGGCATTTCATCATGATCCTGTACTACGCCTTTAACCTCTTCAAAGGGCAGCTGGGCTTGGAGCACAACCTGTACTCCTTTAACTCCGACCCCGGCGTACGGTACTCAGCCATGAATGGCTACGGGCATTTTGTGTGGCCGTACTTTGCCTTTAAGCTGTACTGGGGGGCGTTTGCGGTGCTGCTGGCCTTGGCCTCGTCGCTGCTGTGGCCGCGCGGCACCGAAACCCGCTTTTCGTGGCGGTGGGCGCAGGCGCGCTCCTCCATGTCGCCGGCTTTGCGCGGGGTGGCCGGGGTGGCCTTGCTGGCGTTCGTGGGCCTAGGTGCCTACATCTTCTACAACACCAACGTACTGAACGAGTACCGCACCTCCGACGAGACCGAGGAGCTGCAGGCCCAGTACGAGCGGGAGTTCAAACGCTTCGAGAAGCGCCCGCAGCCGCGCATTACGGCCGTCAACATCGAGGCGGATATTTACCCGGCCGAGCGCGATGTGCGCTTTAAGGGCACGTACTGGCTGCGCAACCGCGACAAAGTGGCCATCGACTCGGTGCACCTGCTCAGCTCGGCCGACGCCGAAGTGAAGCGCCTGGAGCTGGCCCGCCCGGCCAAAGAAGTACTCAACAAAAAAGTTGGGGAAGTGGTGTACCGCATTGTGCGCCTGCAGCAGCCCTTGCAGCCCGGCGACTCGCTGCAGCTGCATTTCGACCTAGGCTACACCAACCCGGGCTTCCGCAACCGCGGCTCCAACACCAACATGGTGTACAACGGCACCTTCGTGAGCTCGGAGCTGCTGCCCCACATCGGCTACCAAGACGGCGCCGAGCTCGGCGACGACGACCTGCGCAAAGACCAGGGCCTGCAACCCAAGCCGCGCATGGCCTCGGTGCACGACTCGGCAGCGCGCATGAACACCTACATCAGCAACGAGGCCGACTGGATTCGGTTTGAGACGACCGTCAGCACCTCGCCCGACCAGATTGCCATTGCCCCGGGTTACTTGCAGAAGGAATGGACCAAGGACGGCCGCCGCTACTTCCACTACAAAATGGATGCGCCCATCCTCAACTTTTACTCGTTCCTGTCGGCGCGCTACGCCGTGTACAAGGGCAAGTGGAAGGACATTCCGATTGAGATTTACTACCAGCCCGGCCACGAGTACAATCTGAAGCGCATGGTGAAGGGCGTGCAGAAGGGCCTGGAGTACTACACCGCCAACTTCGGCCCGTACCAGCACCGGCAGGTGCGTATTCTGGAGTTTCCGGGGTACAACTCGTTCGCGCAGTCGTTCCCGAACACCATTCCGTTCTCGGAGAGCATTGGCTTTGTGGCCCACGTCGACTCGACCGACCCCAAGGACATCGACTACCCGCTGTACGTAACGGCCCACGAGGTGGCGCACCAGTGGTTTGCCCACCAAATTATCGGCGGCAACGTGCAGGGCGGTACGCTCATGTCGGAAACGCTAAGCCAGTACAGCGCCCTGATGGTGATGAAGCACATCTACGGCGAGGAGAAGATGAAGAAGTTCTTGAAGTACGAGCTGAACTCGTACCTCACGGGCCGCACCATGGAGCGCAAAAAGGAAGTGCCGCTGTACTTGGTTGAAAACCAACCCTACATCCATTACCGCAAAGGCTCGGTGGTGATGTACGCCTTGCAGGACTACCTGGGCGAGAAGGCCGTAAACGCCGCCATTAAGGAGTACCGCGACAAGGTGGCATTCCAACGCGCGCCGTTCACGACTTCGGTGGAGTTCCTGGGGTACATCCGCAAGCACACGCCTGATTCGCTGCAGTACCTGGTTACCGACCTGTTTGAGCGCATTACGCTGTACGAAAACAAGGTCGATTCGGCCTCATACCGCAAGCTGCCCAACGGGCAGTACCGCGTGCAGTTCACCGTGAACACCAAGAAGCTGTACGCCGACTCGCTGGGCAACGAAACGCCCGACCTGAAAGCGCGCGACTTTATTGATGTGGGCGTAATTACCCGCAAAAAAGCCAAAGACGGCAGCTACCAGGACGTGCCCATGCTGCTCGAAAAGCGCCGCCTAGTGCCGGGCCTCAACCGCCTGGAGTTCACGGTGCCGCAGAAACCCGACCGCGTCGGCATCGACCCCTTCAACAAGCTCGTCGACCGCAACCCCGACGACAACGTGAAAGCGCCGGAAGAGAAGAAGGTTTAG
- a CDS encoding nucleoside deaminase, translating into MRVLPHDERLMRQALREAELAFAQGEIPIGAVVAHNSTGQIIGRGHNQTEQLRDVTAHAEMLALTAAANHLGNKYLHDCTLYVTVEPCVMCAGATAWAQVPRVVYGTPEPKVGYSRHGQLLHPRCQVLTGVLATECAALMQRFFADKRK; encoded by the coding sequence ATGCGAGTGCTACCCCACGACGAACGCCTGATGCGCCAAGCCCTACGCGAAGCCGAGCTGGCTTTTGCCCAAGGCGAAATCCCGATTGGCGCGGTAGTGGCGCACAACAGCACCGGCCAGATCATCGGCCGCGGGCACAACCAAACCGAGCAGCTGCGCGACGTAACCGCCCACGCCGAGATGCTGGCCCTTACCGCCGCCGCCAACCACCTAGGCAACAAATACCTGCACGATTGCACCTTGTACGTAACCGTGGAGCCCTGCGTAATGTGCGCCGGCGCCACGGCTTGGGCGCAAGTACCGCGCGTGGTGTATGGCACCCCCGAGCCCAAGGTTGGCTACTCGCGCCACGGGCAACTGCTGCACCCTAGGTGCCAAGTGCTTACGGGCGTACTGGCCACCGAATGTGCAGCTTTAATGCAGCGCTTCTTTGCCGACAAGCGGAAATAG
- a CDS encoding superoxide dismutase: MAFELPQLPYAYDALEPHIDARTMEIHHTKHHQAYVTNLNNAIQGTEMENQSLEEILHNIAKAPAAVRNNGGGHWNHDLFWKVLSPNGGGEPTGPIAESIQKTFGGYDKFKEEFTKAATTRFGSGWAWLCKMNDGNLQICSTPNQDNPLMPDSGCKGTPLLGLDVWEHAYYLNYQNRRPDYIQAFYNVINWDEVNRRFLEAKLS; this comes from the coding sequence ATGGCTTTCGAACTGCCCCAGCTTCCTTACGCTTACGATGCCTTGGAGCCCCACATCGATGCACGCACGATGGAAATCCACCACACCAAGCACCACCAGGCCTACGTTACCAACTTGAATAACGCCATCCAGGGCACTGAAATGGAAAATCAGTCGCTCGAGGAAATCCTGCATAACATTGCCAAGGCTCCGGCTGCCGTGCGCAACAACGGCGGCGGCCACTGGAACCACGATCTGTTCTGGAAAGTACTGTCGCCGAACGGCGGCGGCGAGCCCACCGGCCCCATTGCCGAATCCATCCAGAAGACCTTCGGCGGTTACGACAAATTCAAGGAGGAATTCACCAAAGCCGCTACCACGCGCTTCGGCTCGGGCTGGGCTTGGCTCTGCAAAATGAACGACGGCAACCTGCAAATTTGCTCTACCCCCAACCAGGACAACCCCCTGATGCCCGACTCGGGCTGCAAAGGCACGCCGCTGCTGGGCCTCGATGTGTGGGAGCACGCCTACTACCTCAACTACCAGAACCGCCGCCCCGACTACATCCAGGCGTTCTACAATGTGATTAACTGGGATGAGGTGAACCGCCGCTTCCTGGAAGCCAAACTCAGCTAA
- a CDS encoding nucleoside permease, which translates to MSTKLRLIILSFLQFFIWGSWLITIGAYWFQTMKWSGAQFGAIFSTMGIASIFMPSLMGIVADKYVNAEKLYGLLHILGGVVLCTVPLVDDPGLMFWVMLLNMIFYMPTLALSIAVSYSILKRDGLDVVKDYPPIRVWGTIGFIAAMWTVSLLGLEKSASQFYVAAGAAILLGLYSFTLPACPPTAKDTPSRSLVDVLGLKSFTLLRDSKMLTFFIFSLLLGAALQLTNAYGDTFLHDFDKVPEYQDTFAVKYPAMIMSISQISETLFILAIPFFLRRFGIKQVMLFSMIAWVLRFGLLAYGTPDSPGIWLIVLSCIVYGMAFDFFNISGSLFVETQTAPSIRASAQGLFMMMTNGFGAVLGSSVSGIVIEKYFTYADQSKDWPGIWTAFALYALVIAVLFLFLFKHKHNPQEVPDADTHAAEPVLSA; encoded by the coding sequence ATGAGTACTAAGCTGCGCCTTATTATCCTCAGCTTTCTACAGTTTTTTATCTGGGGCTCGTGGCTGATCACCATCGGGGCGTATTGGTTTCAAACCATGAAATGGTCGGGGGCCCAGTTCGGCGCCATCTTCTCGACCATGGGCATCGCGTCTATCTTCATGCCCTCGCTCATGGGCATTGTGGCCGATAAGTACGTGAATGCCGAAAAGCTGTACGGCCTGCTGCACATTTTGGGCGGGGTGGTACTGTGCACCGTGCCGCTCGTCGACGACCCGGGCCTGATGTTTTGGGTGATGCTGTTGAACATGATCTTCTACATGCCCACGCTGGCCTTGTCGATTGCCGTGTCGTACTCCATTCTAAAGCGCGACGGCCTTGATGTGGTGAAGGATTACCCGCCCATTCGGGTTTGGGGCACCATCGGCTTTATTGCCGCCATGTGGACGGTGAGCCTGCTGGGCCTCGAAAAATCGGCCAGCCAGTTTTACGTAGCGGCCGGCGCGGCCATCCTGCTGGGCTTGTATTCGTTTACGCTGCCTGCTTGCCCGCCCACGGCCAAAGACACGCCCAGCCGCTCCCTCGTGGATGTGCTGGGCCTGAAGTCGTTTACCTTGCTGCGCGACTCTAAGATGCTCACCTTCTTCATCTTCTCGCTGTTGCTGGGGGCCGCTTTGCAGCTCACCAACGCCTACGGCGACACCTTCCTGCACGACTTCGACAAAGTACCCGAGTACCAGGACACGTTTGCGGTGAAATACCCGGCCATGATCATGTCCATCTCGCAAATTTCCGAGACGCTGTTCATCCTGGCCATTCCGTTTTTCCTGCGCCGCTTCGGCATCAAACAGGTAATGCTGTTCAGCATGATTGCCTGGGTACTGCGCTTTGGCCTGCTGGCTTACGGCACCCCCGATAGCCCCGGCATCTGGCTGATTGTTCTCTCGTGCATCGTGTACGGCATGGCCTTCGACTTCTTCAACATCTCCGGTTCGTTGTTCGTCGAAACGCAAACGGCGCCTTCCATTCGGGCCAGCGCGCAGGGCTTGTTTATGATGATGACCAACGGCTTCGGTGCCGTGCTCGGCAGCTCGGTAAGCGGCATCGTGATTGAGAAGTACTTCACCTACGCCGACCAAAGCAAGGACTGGCCCGGCATCTGGACGGCTTTTGCCTTGTACGCCCTCGTTATTGCCGTGCTGTTCTTGTTCCTCTTCAAGCACAAGCACAACCCGCAGGAGGTGCCCGACGCCGATACCCACGCCGCCGAACCGGTGCTCTCGGCCTAG
- a CDS encoding nucleoside-diphosphate kinase, translated as MATNRTFTMIKPDAVQDGNTGAILADIEKGGFRIVALKKVLLTPERAGQFYEVHKERPFYNDLVKYMSSGPIVAAILEKDNAVTAFRELIGATNPAQAAEGTIRKKYAKSIEANAVHGSDSDENAEIEGSFFFGADERF; from the coding sequence ATGGCAACGAACCGCACCTTTACCATGATCAAGCCCGACGCTGTACAAGACGGCAACACGGGTGCTATCCTCGCCGACATCGAGAAAGGCGGCTTCCGCATCGTAGCCCTGAAGAAAGTGCTGCTCACCCCGGAGCGCGCCGGCCAGTTCTACGAAGTGCACAAGGAGCGTCCGTTCTACAACGACCTCGTGAAATACATGTCGTCGGGCCCCATCGTAGCGGCAATTCTGGAGAAGGACAACGCCGTAACGGCTTTCCGCGAGCTGATTGGTGCTACCAACCCCGCCCAAGCTGCCGAAGGCACCATCCGCAAGAAGTACGCAAAGAGCATCGAGGCCAACGCCGTGCACGGTTCTGACTCCGACGAAAACGCCGAAATCGAAGGCAGTTTCTTCTTCGGCGCCGACGAGCGTTTCTAG
- a CDS encoding DHH family phosphoesterase yields the protein MHEVTALKELLREPRHIFITTHHKPDADALGSSLGLAGYLKKKGHHVTVVTPSDYPDFLAWMPGNDEVVVFEPGRNDRQVQEIVGTADVIFCLDFSSLGRINELGQYVRNAPGKKVLVDHHEKPEQFADIAFSFPTAAATAELVFELIRDLGDQSLIDPSIGECLYAGIMTDTGSFRHPSTSRNVHLIIAELLDAGINLSAVHRRIYDSHSEERLRFLGFVLKDKLTVLREYNTAYIAITADELRQYHSKTGDTEGLVNFALSIEGIVFAAILIDRVQAVKISFRSVGDFSVSEFSRRHFNGGGHHNAAGGISHEPLDATVKKFLDLLPEYQAQLVTAPLAIP from the coding sequence ATGCACGAAGTCACGGCGCTGAAGGAGCTCCTGCGGGAGCCGCGGCACATCTTTATTACCACCCACCACAAACCCGACGCCGACGCGCTGGGCTCGTCGCTGGGCCTTGCGGGGTACCTCAAGAAGAAAGGCCACCACGTAACGGTGGTTACGCCTTCCGACTACCCCGACTTTCTGGCCTGGATGCCCGGCAACGACGAGGTAGTGGTGTTTGAGCCCGGCCGCAACGACCGGCAGGTGCAGGAAATCGTAGGCACCGCCGACGTTATTTTCTGCCTCGACTTCTCCTCGCTCGGCCGCATCAACGAGTTGGGCCAGTACGTGCGCAACGCGCCGGGCAAGAAGGTGCTCGTCGACCACCACGAAAAGCCCGAGCAGTTTGCCGACATCGCGTTTTCCTTCCCGACCGCGGCTGCCACGGCCGAGTTGGTGTTCGAGCTCATCCGCGACCTAGGCGACCAGTCCCTCATCGACCCCTCCATCGGCGAGTGCCTGTATGCCGGCATCATGACGGATACCGGCTCGTTCCGCCACCCCAGCACGTCGCGCAATGTGCACCTGATCATTGCCGAGCTGCTCGACGCGGGCATCAACCTGTCGGCCGTACACCGCCGCATTTACGATTCGCACTCCGAGGAGCGCCTGCGCTTTTTGGGCTTTGTGCTGAAGGACAAGCTCACGGTACTGCGCGAGTACAACACGGCCTACATCGCCATTACGGCCGACGAGCTGCGCCAGTACCACTCCAAAACCGGCGACACCGAAGGCCTCGTCAATTTCGCGCTCAGCATCGAGGGCATTGTGTTTGCCGCCATCCTCATCGACCGCGTGCAGGCCGTCAAAATCTCGTTCCGCTCGGTGGGCGACTTCTCGGTAAGTGAGTTTTCGCGCCGGCACTTCAACGGCGGCGGCCACCACAACGCCGCCGGCGGCATCAGCCACGAGCCGCTCGACGCCACCGTGAAGAAGTTTCTGGATTTGCTGCCCGAGTACCAAGCCCAATTGGTAACCGCGCCGCTGGCCATTCCCTAG
- a CDS encoding FKBP-type peptidyl-prolyl cis-trans isomerase produces MLRNSLLLWPAALLVGALGLNGCNSAGGNFAKTKSGIEYKVFDKSGKARDIKPETAEADYKKRLGQIIALHVEYRTAKDSVLFQSRKQQMGFPVRVPLQDVARKGGLEEAISLLQAGDSAVFRFNADTLSMKTTGQAAPPNIKKHGNTMTLFVKVAAIEDQATAMANQQKDQQAAMAKMQQHAEKQKPVDEKTIQEYVQKNNLQGQKTASGLYYVVTQPGTGAKPTQGQVVSVNYRGTLLNGKEFDSSAKGNGGKPIEFPIGVGAVIPGWDEGIALLSKGSKATLLIPSGLAYGQRGAGNDIPADAVLRFDVELVDVKAAPAPQPGMGMMPGGGAPAGR; encoded by the coding sequence ATGCTCCGCAACTCCCTCCTTTTGTGGCCGGCCGCTCTGCTGGTTGGCGCCCTAGGCCTGAACGGCTGTAACTCTGCCGGCGGCAACTTTGCCAAAACCAAATCGGGCATCGAATACAAGGTGTTCGACAAAAGCGGCAAAGCCCGCGACATCAAGCCCGAAACCGCGGAAGCCGACTACAAAAAGCGCCTGGGCCAGATCATTGCCCTGCACGTAGAGTACCGCACCGCCAAAGACTCGGTGTTGTTTCAGTCGCGCAAGCAGCAAATGGGCTTCCCGGTGCGGGTGCCCCTGCAAGACGTAGCGCGCAAAGGCGGCCTCGAAGAAGCTATTTCGCTGCTGCAAGCCGGCGACTCGGCCGTGTTCCGCTTCAACGCCGATACGCTATCGATGAAAACCACCGGCCAGGCCGCGCCACCCAATATCAAAAAGCACGGCAACACCATGACGTTGTTCGTGAAGGTGGCCGCCATCGAAGATCAGGCTACGGCCATGGCCAACCAGCAGAAAGATCAGCAAGCTGCCATGGCCAAAATGCAGCAGCACGCCGAAAAGCAGAAGCCCGTGGATGAGAAAACCATCCAGGAGTACGTGCAGAAAAACAACCTGCAGGGTCAGAAAACTGCTTCGGGCCTGTACTATGTGGTAACGCAGCCCGGCACCGGCGCCAAGCCCACCCAGGGCCAGGTGGTATCGGTAAACTACCGCGGTACCTTGCTCAACGGCAAAGAGTTCGACTCGTCGGCCAAGGGCAACGGCGGCAAGCCGATTGAATTTCCGATTGGCGTAGGCGCCGTAATTCCGGGCTGGGACGAAGGCATTGCCCTGCTCAGCAAAGGCTCCAAAGCCACGCTGCTGATTCCGTCGGGCCTGGCCTACGGCCAGCGCGGCGCCGGCAACGACATCCCCGCCGATGCCGTGCTGCGCTTCGACGTGGAGTTGGTGGATGTGAAAGCCGCTCCGGCTCCGCAACCCGGCATGGGCATGATGCCCGGCGGTGGCGCGCCGGCTGGCCGTTAA
- a CDS encoding FKBP-type peptidyl-prolyl cis-trans isomerase has translation MRTASPNLFARLALWALLPLLLALGACDNKTDFQKDIEKKIEAQKPIDDATIQDYLKKNNITDFTRTNSGLYIVWRKKIGSGVRPVRGNNVTTRYVGRIISSGLRFDSSIDNGSTCGCASFAVGGVIEGWNEALTEHMYKGEDVLLLIPSHLAYSYTGSGSTIGPFTPLLFELELLDVKQ, from the coding sequence ATGCGCACTGCTTCACCCAACCTGTTTGCCCGCCTCGCGTTGTGGGCCCTGCTCCCCTTGCTGCTGGCCCTAGGTGCCTGCGACAACAAAACCGATTTCCAGAAGGATATCGAGAAGAAGATCGAGGCTCAAAAGCCCATCGACGATGCCACCATTCAGGATTACCTGAAGAAAAACAACATCACCGATTTTACCCGCACCAACTCGGGCCTGTACATCGTGTGGCGCAAGAAGATTGGCTCGGGTGTGCGCCCCGTGCGCGGCAACAACGTCACGACGCGCTACGTTGGCCGCATCATCAGCAGCGGTCTGCGGTTCGATTCGTCGATTGACAACGGCTCGACCTGCGGCTGCGCCAGCTTTGCGGTTGGTGGCGTAATCGAAGGCTGGAACGAAGCCTTGACCGAGCACATGTACAAAGGCGAAGACGTGCTGCTGCTCATCCCGTCGCACCTGGCCTACAGCTATACGGGCAGCGGCTCCACTATTGGGCCTTTCACGCCGCTCCTGTTTGAGCTGGAGCTGCTCGACGTTAAGCAATAA
- a CDS encoding FKBP-type peptidyl-prolyl cis-trans isomerase has protein sequence MLRIAFFSALLASLPALGIAAAPPAADTLRTPGGVRYVLRQPGQGKPAGPAAAVRVNYTGFLPNGKFFDSSATDGRPIRVKLGKHEVIEGWEELLPLLPEGARVWARIPAGLAYGPKGARDPDDDSKYRVPPNTDLVFELEIVRIN, from the coding sequence GTGTTGCGCATTGCCTTTTTTTCGGCGCTGCTTGCCAGCCTCCCAGCCCTAGGTATTGCGGCTGCCCCGCCCGCGGCCGACACCCTGCGCACGCCCGGCGGCGTGCGCTACGTGCTGCGGCAACCCGGGCAAGGCAAGCCGGCTGGGCCCGCGGCAGCCGTGCGGGTAAACTACACGGGCTTTCTGCCCAACGGTAAGTTTTTTGATTCGTCGGCTACCGATGGGCGGCCCATTCGGGTGAAGCTCGGCAAGCACGAGGTAATTGAAGGCTGGGAAGAGCTGCTGCCGCTGTTGCCCGAGGGGGCTCGTGTGTGGGCCCGCATTCCGGCCGGACTGGCCTATGGCCCTAAAGGTGCCCGCGACCCCGACGACGACAGCAAGTACCGCGTGCCCCCCAACACCGATTTGGTGTTTGAGCTCGAAATTGTGCGCATCAACTAA